The Schistocerca piceifrons isolate TAMUIC-IGC-003096 chromosome 5, iqSchPice1.1, whole genome shotgun sequence DNA segment tctccaaaatatttTCATCTACTTCTGGCAACAACGTATTCTTCAAAACTGACAGTCTAGGTCGGTTTGTTCGCCGACCGAGCAAGGATGGATGTGTGTCTAACCTAGCGGCAACATCAAATTTTTTGGCCTCTTCTTCTGTATCGACAAAGAATATGTGTGTATTTTCCGTTTGATCTGCTACATCGATCAAGTGAAGTTGTGACTGAAGTTTATCTATCTTCTTTGACTCCATTGTTCGTTTTGTGGTAACGTACCTTAAATCCTGCGTTTGCATCAATTTGATCTGCTCGGGTGTATGTTCATCTGGTTTATCAACTTCGTGAtgctcaccatccataacacgagAATTGATCATATGAAAATAAAACTCATCTGGATTTCTATCCAGAGCACGTTTTTTCAATATTTTGAGTGTCTTTTTCTTTTTCCCATAATTTTTTGCTCTCTCTTTATAATCTTTCTTTTTCTCTAGGATTCCCAGGTGTGCTCTGCTTTCTGGTTGTGATCTTTCTCGGTGTGTTTTCTGGTTTGCCTTTGAAGTCTTCTTCCACGAGGACATCACGAAAAATTAACCTAGGAGAGGAAAATATACAAATTTAAGTTTAGTACTGTGTACATAGTTACACAAATAGTATGGATGTTAttgaattaaaaataaagaagTGGGAGACTGACAGCAACTGAAGACATAAGTTGGTCATCAGCCAAATTTTCAGCAATACATTAGAACTTCAAATCGAGTTAGAGCTCTATATGTAATCCATGGCAGAACAACTAACTCTTATTGGGACTACACAGCATATAATTAAAAGTAACTGATTATTAAGTAGGACTTGCTGTTATTTAGCTAACAAGCATCAAGACAGACGACCATGATCATCTTGGAAAAAACCATCACAGTATATGAAATAACCACTTCTTCTTTCAGGTATGTGTCACTTCAAAGAATATGCAGAGATGTCACTTTCTCAATTTACCGCCAAAGTGGTGCCTAAATTAACTGGTGCAACAAGTTGGTGTAAATAATGCTGCATGGATGAGGGATAACGGAACAGGGTCCAAATGCATATCAAAGATCAATTCAAAAACTACTACCTTTAACATTTCCAAATACAATAATTAACACATCGATCCTGTGAAGATAAAAGATAAGGGCCATGAAAATAAATAAGATGATCGATAGGTCAGTGGTAATCTTTTGAGTCCAAGTATATACTGAGAAATTTGTCACTAACTAATTTGTGATGCATGCAATAAAAATAGAACTGTTTTGTTTATTAGAAAGTTCAATGTGTTGCAGACAAAATAAtgcttaattaaaattatttaatgtagAATAGATGGATATAAATGTTTGCCCTGATTAACCACCTTGCACAATTGGTCGTCTGCATAATTCAGAATGCCATCAGCAGTTTAgcatctatcttttttttttttcactgagtcACTGAATTCCAACCTGTACAACAGATGGCTGAAACCAGAAACAGGCACTTTGGCTGATTCTCGCTCAGTTTGAGTTCTTGCAGTAGCACTGCTGAATCCTTTTACAAAAACAAATCATGTCATCAATAAGGTCTTATGTGAGATTGGTAAAGAAAGAGCAGCAGACTTCTGGGTGTGTAGAGAGGTTTACTGAGAGACATGAACCAAAGATACCTTAAGTACTATCTTCTACTGTCAACACTGTCTCCTCTtacaagaagaacaagaacaagatctACCACCATTTGTTCATTTGATTGAATGACGTGTCAGCTGTAGGTCTAGGGACCTCGTATATGGGAGGCAG contains these protein-coding regions:
- the LOC124798477 gene encoding probable U3 small nucleolar RNA-associated protein 11, which translates into the protein MSSWKKTSKANQKTHRERSQPESRAHLGILEKKKDYKERAKNYGKKKKTLKILKKRALDRNPDEFYFHMINSRVMDGEHHEVDKPDEHTPEQIKLMQTQDLRYVTTKRTMESKKIDKLQSQLHLIDVADQTENTHIFFVDTEEEAKKFDVAARLDTHPSLLGRRTNRPRLSVLKNTLLPEVDENILEKAVLQRTQAYKELSKRIQREKELAVVQQKLEIERHLQNKKEERPKKIKPGSQDSAPVYEWKFERKR